The Burkholderiales bacterium genome has a window encoding:
- a CDS encoding acyl-CoA synthetase, protein MMRYPLLRGFEPGHALAYRGGIAISAAEFSQGAHALAQRLPHRRHVLNLCEDRYNFLLGFAAALISKQITLLPPSSAAAVVRQVYTEHAQSYCLFDSCQPPADLEAISLAAAWCGAASDVPHVSGGQIAVITFTSGSTGAPVAHAKTWRALVESGLALGKALGFEKGAAKTIVGTIPAQHMYGIETTVMLPLQWGCAVHAGRPLLPADIHAALAGLPAARWLMTTPLHVRACAAERVALPELEGVVSATMPMPLELAHRTEALWRAPLYEIYGCTESGWVATRRTTSGPRWRVCEGLAMRQCADRTFVFGGHLKEAMPLGDSITLHSDTEFTLHGRTSDLVKIAGKRASLQALNAALNGIEGVIDAVFYAPENGDRERLIAFAVAPGLRAPEIIAQLRQSIDAVFLPRPLYMVDELPRTAMGKLTRSTMRELATDCSRRQLEQV, encoded by the coding sequence ATGATGCGCTATCCCTTGCTGCGTGGGTTCGAACCGGGCCATGCTCTGGCCTACCGCGGCGGCATCGCGATCAGCGCGGCCGAGTTTTCGCAGGGGGCGCACGCATTGGCGCAGCGCTTGCCGCACAGGCGCCATGTGTTGAATCTGTGCGAGGATCGTTACAACTTTTTACTCGGCTTCGCCGCTGCCCTGATCTCCAAACAAATCACGCTATTGCCGCCATCGAGCGCTGCTGCGGTCGTGCGCCAGGTCTACACTGAACACGCGCAAAGCTATTGCCTGTTCGATAGCTGCCAGCCGCCTGCCGATCTCGAAGCGATCTCGCTGGCAGCGGCGTGGTGCGGCGCCGCGAGTGATGTGCCGCACGTTTCGGGCGGGCAAATCGCCGTGATCACATTTACGTCGGGCAGCACGGGCGCACCGGTCGCGCACGCCAAAACCTGGCGCGCGCTGGTCGAAAGCGGTCTGGCGCTCGGCAAAGCGCTCGGCTTTGAAAAAGGTGCCGCGAAAACGATCGTCGGCACCATTCCGGCGCAACACATGTACGGCATCGAAACCACCGTCATGCTGCCGCTGCAATGGGGTTGCGCGGTGCACGCCGGGAGGCCTCTACTACCGGCTGATATACACGCGGCGCTTGCCGGATTACCGGCTGCCCGATGGCTGATGACGACGCCGCTGCATGTGCGCGCGTGCGCCGCCGAGCGAGTCGCGTTACCGGAACTGGAAGGGGTGGTGTCCGCCACCATGCCGATGCCATTGGAGTTGGCGCATCGCACGGAAGCGCTGTGGCGGGCGCCGCTTTACGAGATCTATGGCTGTACCGAATCGGGCTGGGTAGCGACGCGTCGAACGACAAGCGGACCGCGCTGGCGGGTGTGCGAAGGTTTGGCGATGCGGCAATGCGCCGATCGCACTTTTGTCTTCGGCGGACATCTGAAAGAGGCCATGCCGCTCGGCGATTCGATCACCTTGCACAGCGATACCGAATTCACCCTGCATGGCAGAACCTCGGATCTCGTCAAGATCGCCGGCAAGCGCGCGTCGCTGCAGGCTCTCAACGCGGCGCTGAACGGCATTGAGGGCGTTATCGACGCGGTGTTTTATGCGCCCGAGAACGGCGACCGCGAACGGTTGATCGCGTTCGCCGTGGCCCCTGGCCTGCGCGCGCCCGAAATCATCGCGCAACTGCGCCAATCGATCGACGCCGTTTTTCTGCCGCGGCCTCTCTATATGGTAGACGAGCTGCCGCGCACCGCCATGGGTAAGCTGACGCGTTCGACGATGCGCGAACTCGCGACAGACTGCTCGCGCAGGCAACTCGAACAGGTATGA
- a CDS encoding acyl carrier protein (Involved in the biosynthetic pathways of fatty acids, phospholipids, lipopolysaccharides, and oligosaccharides), which produces MKTIDMNPNPDVQGELANLMVDALNLEVAAGDIDPDAPLFREGLGLDSIDMLELALAISRKYGFQLRSDDADNERIFSSLRNLAAHIEQRRVS; this is translated from the coding sequence ATGAAAACGATCGATATGAACCCCAACCCGGACGTGCAGGGCGAATTGGCGAACCTGATGGTCGACGCGCTGAATCTGGAAGTCGCGGCCGGCGACATCGACCCCGATGCGCCGTTGTTTCGCGAAGGCCTGGGGCTCGATTCGATCGACATGCTGGAACTGGCGCTGGCGATTTCCAGAAAGTATGGTTTTCAGTTGCGCTCCGACGACGCCGACAACGAGCGGATTTTTTCCTCACTGCGCAATCTCGCCGCGCATATCGAACAGCGCCGCGTATCCTAA
- a CDS encoding DNA-deoxyinosine glycosylase: MDRRIETLILGSFPGQASLNAAQYYAHKHNQFWRLMSAVLDCDLAALPYRARLGALLAHRIGLWDIIAHCERNGSLDSAIRNARHNDFALLKRRAPPLNKVCFNGKTAARCAPQFAGQGYAILLLPSSSPAFTVPFETKLASWRRIVAD, translated from the coding sequence ATGGATCGGCGTATCGAAACATTGATCCTCGGCAGTTTTCCCGGCCAGGCTTCGCTGAATGCGGCGCAATACTATGCGCATAAACATAACCAGTTCTGGCGGCTGATGTCAGCAGTGCTCGATTGCGATTTGGCGGCGCTGCCTTATCGCGCGCGGCTTGGCGCGTTGCTCGCGCACCGCATCGGTCTGTGGGACATCATCGCGCACTGCGAGCGCAACGGAAGTCTGGATTCGGCGATCCGCAATGCCCGGCACAATGACTTCGCGCTCTTGAAACGCCGCGCGCCGCCACTCAACAAGGTGTGCTTCAACGGCAAAACCGCCGCCCGCTGCGCACCGCAATTCGCCGGGCAGGGCTATGCGATCTTGCTGCTGCCATCGTCAAGCCCGGCATTCACCGTCCCGTTCGAAACCAAGCTTGCAAGTTGGCGGCGGATCGTGGCTGATTAA
- a CDS encoding MFS transporter has protein sequence MTQSKLPPASLAWSVWGLAAMLYLIGFYQRVAPAVMTGELSAEFGLSAAALGNLSAFYFYSYVAMQIPTGIIADRWGPRRLLTLGAAIAAIGTLLFAIAPTLAFANLGRLLIGGSVAVAFVCMLKLAGHWMAPRQFALASGMALFVGIVGGVFAGVPLRLLVSSFGWRPVMFTGAMLTAAVAIAIWALVRDDPVERGYKSHAPDDHAGTGIPSALGGLLRVLNYRNSWLLFVIAGGVAGPVLAFAGLWGVPFLTTHYAMSGAEAAAITSTLLVAWAIGAPALGSISDRLGRRKPLYVAGCAIATAAWTVVLFVPDLPIPLLLALLIVIGFASGNMVISYAFVKESVPIAIAGTATGLTNMGTMLGPMLLQPAIGVMLDRHWRGAMESGIRFYDLAAYRAGFALMLGWALLALILISFTRETFCKQNTSTMGEQNQ, from the coding sequence ATGACACAATCGAAATTGCCGCCGGCCAGTCTCGCCTGGAGCGTTTGGGGGCTGGCGGCCATGCTGTATCTGATCGGTTTCTATCAGCGCGTGGCGCCGGCCGTGATGACCGGCGAGTTGTCGGCCGAATTCGGCCTCAGCGCGGCAGCGCTCGGTAATTTGTCGGCGTTTTATTTTTATAGCTATGTCGCGATGCAAATTCCGACCGGCATCATCGCCGACCGCTGGGGACCGCGCCGGCTGCTTACGCTCGGCGCGGCGATCGCAGCAATCGGCACACTGCTTTTCGCGATCGCGCCGACTCTCGCCTTCGCAAATCTCGGTCGCCTGCTGATAGGCGGGTCGGTGGCGGTCGCATTCGTTTGCATGCTGAAGCTCGCCGGACACTGGATGGCGCCTCGCCAGTTCGCGCTGGCCTCGGGGATGGCGCTGTTCGTCGGTATCGTCGGCGGCGTATTCGCCGGCGTGCCGCTGCGGCTCCTGGTGTCGTCGTTCGGCTGGCGTCCGGTCATGTTCACCGGCGCCATGCTGACAGCGGCCGTGGCCATTGCAATTTGGGCTCTGGTGCGCGACGATCCTGTCGAGCGCGGTTATAAAAGCCACGCGCCGGATGACCATGCCGGTACCGGGATACCGTCGGCGCTGGGTGGTCTTTTGCGTGTGCTGAACTATCGCAATAGCTGGCTGCTTTTCGTGATCGCCGGCGGCGTGGCCGGGCCGGTCCTGGCTTTCGCCGGACTTTGGGGCGTGCCGTTTCTGACCACGCATTATGCGATGAGCGGCGCAGAAGCCGCCGCCATCACGTCGACGCTGCTGGTGGCCTGGGCGATCGGTGCGCCGGCGCTCGGCTCGATATCGGACAGACTCGGGCGCCGCAAGCCCTTGTACGTTGCCGGCTGCGCGATCGCGACAGCGGCGTGGACCGTCGTTCTGTTCGTGCCGGATCTGCCGATTCCGCTGCTGCTCGCACTCCTGATCGTGATCGGCTTTGCGTCGGGCAATATGGTGATCAGCTACGCGTTCGTCAAGGAATCGGTGCCGATCGCGATCGCCGGCACCGCGACCGGTCTGACCAATATGGGTACGATGCTGGGGCCGATGCTGCTGCAGCCAGCGATTGGAGTGATGCTCGATCGGCACTGGCGCGGCGCGATGGAAAGCGGCATACGCTTTTACGATCTCGCCGCATATCGCGCCGGCTTTGCGCTGATGCTCGGCTGGGCGCTGCTGGCGCTGATTTTGATTTCATTCACTCGCGAAACCTTTTGCAAGCAAAACACATCGACCATGGGAGAACAGAACCAATGA